TGAGATTTCTGTTTCGCTCCCCACGTTGGGAATAGTATATAAAGGAAGCCTTCCAACTAGGGAAAGGGTATTTAAGAGTCTCTTCATAAATAACTAGGTTCAGTCCAAGTTGAAAAATGGGGTGGGGATAAAGATGAATCttgattttttcttctttattcatTTTAAAAGTTCCTTTTTACTTGAACGTGGATTTTCCCCTCCAGATacagctgaaaaataaattcagcacctcaaaaaagaaaaaaaaatcctgtagaCATTTTCttgtgcaaaagaaaaaaaaaatctcatcagTGGAACACCTGCAAGAGATTGAAAAGAGGCATATTTAGGAGAATGCTAACAGGGCAGAGATCCGGACAGACTGGCGCCAGAGAGGAAGCCACAGTTTGAACATTTAACCAAACACTCAGAGATTGGGCAAACCCTGGCGTCCAGATGCAACACATACAAGCTCACACACTCGCTCTCAAGAGCACAAATTGAACATAAAAATAACATACACTCCAGGGAAAGGCTAGAAAGAGGATTCTCAGTCCAATCTTTATTTAGATCTCTGTAAACGCAATGCTCAGAGGCGCCAGTCTGCCTCTTAGAGCAATTATTTGATTAAAAGCAGTCACTTATTTAACTGATAACGCAGACAATCCCACATCACAGAATTCAAGGAATTGTGCCAAGATTCCCAACTTAATCAGTCACTTTGGCCCAGGAAGTTAAGGCTCCAAGAAGAGATAAGAATTTGCATTAAGCAGCGAGCAGGATCAGaggagcctgtgctgctgggcgAACCTCAgcgacacacacacacactcaggACCTCAAGACTCAGTTATTAGCCTCATTTCTTACTGATTACAAAGGCATCTCCTAATCAACTTTTAGGACCTATTTTTAGCACTCGCCATCACGCCTCCCGCTCCCCGGGGAGGCAGTTTTTACCCCAAGTTTAGGAAAAAGGCGCACCGCACTCACCGCTCGATTCAGCCACAAAGTGCTTTGCTGTCGCTTGACATGAGCTCTGAGGGGAACTCGGACGCCTGCGGGAGAACAAGAGCGGGGTGAGGGCGAGCACGGGCGGGAGGCCGGAGGGGCTGTCACCGCCGGCCGCCCGGCGCCGGGCCCAGCGGCGAGCCGGGCCGCGCTTACCTGTAGCGAGAGGATGCTGATGTCTGTGTTGAGGGTGGTCAGAGGAGTTCTGGAGGAGGGGttctgcccgggtctctggtgGTGCAGGCTGACGATGCTGGGGTGCGAGTCCAGGGCGATCTGCAGGTCCAGGATGTAGTCGATGACGTGCTGCAAGATTTCCATCTTGCTCACTTTCTTGTTCTGCGGGATGCTGGGCACCAGCTCCTTCAGCTTGGAATAGCAGTCGTTCATATTGTACAGCAGGCTCATGGGGTCATCCACGGGGGTCTTGCTCCGGGAGATGCCCAGGTTGTGCTCCGAGAGGCCGGTTTTCCTGACGGACCGCACCGGGCTGAAGGCTTTCATGCTGGCGGGCGGGCGGAGAGCGCGGTTCTGGCGCGAGGGCTGGAGCCTGCGGAGCGCTGTGCTGCCGCTCTGGCGCTGCCGGAGCTCGCACTGAGGGCCAGCGCTGCGCGCCCGCTCTTATACGGCGGCcgccgccgggcccggcccgcgctCGCTGCCATTGGCGGCCGCCGGCACGTCCATCACCGCGGGGCGCCCTCACTGGTGGGGCCTTCCGCCCGGGCAGCCAATGGCGGCGGGGGGCGTGGCCGCGCGCTCAGCTGAGGGAGTAAATAGTGCGCGGGGCTGAGGgggcccggggcggcagcgccgcgTTCCCGCCGGGCCCTCAGACACCCCCGGGCCCCTGGCGCCCCCTCAGACACCCCTCCATGCCCCCTCTCACCCTCCGTGCCCGCTGCCTGCCCTCCGTGCCCCCTCTCACCCTCCGTGCCCGCTGCCTGCCCTCCGCCGCACCCCGCTCTCTGCAGGGCTCGCACCGGTGTGCGAAGCGTGGCAGGAGCGCGGTGCGGGAGGCGCGGGTCCCGCTGCAGCGAGGGCGGTGAGGGCTGAGCCTGCCCCGGGTCACCGCGAGCCGCAGCCTCCCGGCGGTGTTTGCCCGGCCCCGCTCAGCACACGGCCGCGAAagtcaatggccaggtttgcaGCCAGCGCTGTAGGAATGAAATAAACCAATACTAAAGATAAAATAAGCCTTTAAACCCCAGTGCAACTTTCTGTCCTGGTGAGAACGGGACACTGAGCaccccagcagccaggcaggcgTCACTCCCAGCGCCCTGCTTCCTGGGAACAGGGCTACTTCAGATGATGCTATTAATTGGAGATCATTAAGCAAATCTGCATATTGGAAGTGCATTTACATGTATTACCCTTGAAAGGCTGCTCATCTGCGCCCTATCAGTGCTCGTGACACAGTGCTGCCATTAATTATGCATAGATTGTTTCTGGTGACAAATGCAAATGCTTACTACACGCTGTACTTTTAGCAGCTTTTGGTTGCAGCCAATGAAACATCTTCCAGAAACattccagaggaaaaagttttcggggtttttctgttttgttgagCTGCAGAAgtgactttgattttttttttttttttaagtttagtTCAATTGTATTTTCCTATATTTTGCTTATGCTACCGGCTGTATAACAAACGCACACAGCTTCCACCTTCCATTCCACACACTACCTAAGGAAAGTTCAACTCACAAAAGCATGAATGTATGTACACAACTAATATAAATGAAATTCTGCACGAATCGCAGCAATTTTCTAATAGTAAAACCACACCGATGCTTAAAGCGCGTTAGTGTTCATTGCAAACAAAACCGTAGTAAACGCACACATCCATAAAATCAGTGAGGATTGTGCTGCCAATCATAAATATTAGAAGCAGACAAATACTGGATTTATCTGCGCGGTTGTTGCATAGCTAAACGAAGGGGGTCGGGGCTGTGAGAGAGGAACATTGCGGACACTTGGAGACAAAGCTGCGAAGAGCCACgccaggttttttttccaattaatgTGGCATTCCTGAGCTGGtggttggtttttcttttaactgggcacTTGGGTGACTGTCACACCAGGGTGTTTGCCCCGGGGCTGTTCTCCGGGGGGGACTGGAGGCGGTGCCGAGGCTGACAGGAACACAATTCAACGCGGTTTGAAACGCCAAGGGTGAAAGTGAATCTCGACATTCAGTCTGATAGGAAGGCGAGTACACTGTTCGTCTGCAGTTACAGAGagcaaataataataaaaaacaccCTGCTAATTAACGACTCACTTAAAATCATGATTTAGGGTGACTTCAACCCTTACATCTATAAGATACCAATTGCTGGTGGAACTCGACCAGCGGCCGCAGGTTTTGGTCCTGCAACATACTTGCGTCTCTGTCTAATGAAGGCACCAGTGGAAGAAATGTAGAGTGGTTTGGTTGTAATAATAGCCAACGTAAATACGTGCATGCTTCTCCCATCACTGTTTGTCGTTCTTGGACAGCGCAGCAGCACCGGCCGGCCGGGCGCTGCAGAGGAACCCGTATTATTGCTCTCGGTTTTCCACACCAAGGGCTTAGCACGCTTTTTGGAACACGGGGAAGTTGTGTGGAGAGGCTAACCTGGCTATTTTCTCTGTCATCAAATGACTGTCATGTGCGCTTTCCGCACGCGAAACAGAGCCCGCGAGCAGCCAGGCTCCGCTTCCCCCAGGAGAGCGGCTGAAGAGGCTTTCCCTAAGGTTGCATTCCCTCAATTCTGCTGTTTTACCGCGGAAGGCTTTGGCAGCGGCTCGCTGCCTTTGGAGCTCCTGCGCTCTGGCAGGGGCCCCACGAGCGGTGCCGCTCCCGCTGCCCGGCGAGCCGCGGGGAGCCCGAGAcccccggggaggggactgcgagctgctcctgggggctctTCCAGGACCGAGTGCCTCGGGAGCCGTGCGTCCGTCCACCTCTTAGTTTGCAGCCGGGACTTTTACAGCCGGCTCCCAGCCCCGAACCGCCGCCGCTCGAAGCCCCGCACAAAGCGCCGCTTTGGCGATCACGAACCCGGGATCACGAACCCGGGGCTGCGCTGCGCGGCTCCCCCCGGCCGGCGCCAGCCCGCGGCGGCGCGGGGtgcgcggagcggcggcgggagcgcggc
The genomic region above belongs to Passer domesticus isolate bPasDom1 chromosome 3, bPasDom1.hap1, whole genome shotgun sequence and contains:
- the ID2 gene encoding DNA-binding protein inhibitor ID-2 — its product is MKAFSPVRSVRKTGLSEHNLGISRSKTPVDDPMSLLYNMNDCYSKLKELVPSIPQNKKVSKMEILQHVIDYILDLQIALDSHPSIVSLHHQRPGQNPSSRTPLTTLNTDISILSLQASEFPSELMSSDSKALCG